A stretch of [Clostridium] innocuum DNA encodes these proteins:
- a CDS encoding L-serine ammonia-lyase encodes MKSLKELYRIGPGPSSSHTLGPQRAASLFKERYPNAHHYEVELFGSLALTGKGHLTDYIIIETMKPKECVVLFKNRRELKHPNTMQLSAYDEEDRLLGVWTVYSIGGGAIQIEGEKSKEGADVYPHHLMKDIEAYCKTHSMTLWEYVNHFDPLDDYMDTILQQMMATVDGGLAREGVLPGDLKLKRIAKELKQKADTAKSAAEREKLLLCAYAYSASEENASGSMTVTAPTLGSSGILPALVCYYHRILGVSREQLRNGLKVAGLFGNLIKENATISGAQGGCQAEIGAAVAMGAAMVSYLRGQTMRQIEYAAEIGIEHHLGLTCDPVGGYVMIPCIERNAVGVLRAMDAAVLAEGISDLREHKVSFDMVVNTMNYTGRKIPIELRETSLGGLARVVPLK; translated from the coding sequence ATGAAATCACTAAAGGAATTATACAGGATCGGTCCGGGGCCGTCCTCATCACATACGCTGGGGCCACAGCGCGCCGCCAGCTTGTTTAAGGAGCGTTATCCAAACGCACACCATTATGAGGTGGAGCTGTTTGGATCACTGGCGCTGACAGGAAAAGGGCATTTAACCGATTACATCATCATCGAAACGATGAAGCCGAAGGAATGCGTGGTGCTTTTTAAGAATCGCAGGGAGCTGAAGCATCCCAATACGATGCAGCTGTCAGCCTATGATGAAGAAGACCGGCTGCTTGGAGTATGGACGGTCTATTCCATAGGTGGCGGTGCTATTCAGATTGAGGGTGAAAAAAGCAAGGAAGGCGCGGATGTCTATCCACACCATCTGATGAAGGATATCGAAGCTTATTGCAAGACGCACTCCATGACGCTTTGGGAGTATGTGAATCACTTCGATCCGCTGGATGATTATATGGATACCATCCTGCAGCAGATGATGGCGACGGTTGACGGCGGTCTAGCCAGGGAAGGAGTGCTTCCGGGAGATCTGAAGCTGAAGCGAATTGCAAAGGAATTGAAGCAGAAGGCGGATACGGCAAAAAGTGCCGCCGAGCGGGAAAAACTGCTGCTGTGTGCCTATGCCTACAGTGCAAGTGAGGAAAATGCATCGGGAAGTATGACAGTCACCGCTCCAACGCTGGGAAGCAGTGGTATTCTGCCGGCTCTGGTATGCTATTATCACCGCATTCTGGGAGTGTCCAGAGAACAGCTTCGCAACGGTTTGAAGGTGGCAGGTCTGTTTGGAAATCTGATTAAGGAAAATGCCACGATTTCCGGTGCACAGGGCGGCTGTCAGGCAGAAATCGGTGCGGCGGTTGCGATGGGTGCTGCTATGGTTTCCTATCTTCGCGGACAGACGATGCGCCAGATTGAATATGCAGCAGAAATAGGGATCGAACACCATCTGGGTCTTACCTGTGATCCGGTAGGCGGTTATGTTATGATTCCCTGCATTGAACGAAATGCTGTCGGTGTGCTGCGGGCCATGGATGCCGCAGTGTTAGCGGAGGGCATCAGCGATTTAAGAGAGCATAAGGTCAGCTTTGACATGGTTGTCAACACCATGAATTATACCGGCAGGAAAATCCCAATCGAGCTCAGGGAAACTTCACTGGGCGGACTGGCAAGGGTTGTTCCATTGAAATAA
- the holA gene encoding DNA polymerase III subunit delta produces MNYVLYGEEQYLLQESLTRIVRNHVPDANELNKLVYDADTTDLDVILEDAMTIPFFSDCKIILVYHANFLSAANEHAVDTAALERYLDEPLESTVLVLIGDFEKLDARKKIVKKVQKTCKVLQYRKLDEQGKQSYVQEQVKKRSLQIEPSAMQALLRRLPLDIRTIQMEMEKLELYGGVISSDVVERLVTRPLEEDVFQLVNAVVDRDLRKSFHMWQDLCVLNKDAIYLIALLAAQFRFLYEVKALMLHGKGKDAIKDELKAHPYRVQLAMKTVQRLGIGYLMHILEQLATLDQNLKAGRLDKKLGFEMFLLGIQGVRQ; encoded by the coding sequence ATGAATTATGTGTTATACGGAGAAGAACAATATCTGCTGCAGGAATCACTGACAAGGATCGTCAGGAATCATGTTCCGGATGCCAATGAGTTGAACAAACTTGTTTATGATGCGGATACGACGGATTTGGATGTTATTCTGGAGGATGCGATGACGATTCCGTTTTTCTCAGACTGCAAGATCATTCTTGTTTATCATGCGAATTTTCTAAGTGCGGCAAATGAGCATGCAGTGGATACTGCAGCGCTGGAGCGTTATCTGGACGAGCCGCTGGAGTCGACCGTACTGGTGCTGATCGGTGATTTTGAAAAGCTGGATGCCAGAAAGAAAATCGTAAAAAAGGTGCAGAAAACATGCAAGGTGCTGCAATATCGAAAGCTGGATGAGCAGGGAAAGCAAAGCTATGTGCAGGAACAGGTGAAAAAGCGTTCTCTTCAGATAGAGCCCTCTGCCATGCAGGCGCTGCTGCGTCGCTTACCGCTGGATATTCGCACCATACAGATGGAAATGGAAAAGCTGGAGCTGTATGGCGGCGTGATCAGCAGTGATGTGGTGGAAAGGCTGGTGACCCGACCGCTGGAGGAGGATGTCTTTCAGCTGGTCAATGCAGTGGTGGACCGCGACCTTCGAAAATCCTTTCATATGTGGCAGGATCTGTGTGTGTTGAACAAGGATGCCATATACCTGATCGCCCTGCTGGCCGCACAGTTTCGATTTCTGTATGAGGTGAAGGCGCTGATGCTGCATGGGAAAGGGAAGGATGCCATCAAGGATGAGCTGAAGGCGCATCCCTACCGTGTACAGCTGGCGATGAAGACCGTGCAGCGGCTGGGTATCGGTTATCTGATGCATATTCTGGAACAGCTGGCAACGCTGGATCAGAATCTGAAGGCCGGGCGTCTGGATAAAAAGCTGGGCTTTGAAATGTTTTTGCTGGGAATACAAGGAGTGCGACAATGA
- a CDS encoding MBL fold metallo-hydrolase produces MKNSWLLCGWCCLLLLWAHWISIWFSLALMLGLLWYYRSHYRIHPLFVLLLLLLQGRMLLLLREPEMPTDTVLQIREIKAGYAIAHTQGQDVMVYGLKHANFNDIVQVKGTYAPVTSLHNFHRFYFPDWLKRRGIRYQIQAQCYQLLQEGSGVRHTLYAHVQGIADRKQRSWLNMLLYGIHEEDVSYFLTSSGLHIATLAACLQKLLLMICSQANASVIALLLLGLCGHVTVFSSSLIRILLFRLVSLCCHSRNPQDRLGISMAAVLLLFPYMAWELAFLLPLGFRMLALFNVRRRSRRLTGLLLLIPMQFLFFQSCNPLQLLLFPVFRYVYAFLYVSCLLSVPCSFDALFAFTTRLADLLDALQQCGITLYYTPQLFWLFLWGKGAVCYISYAQKKPLAVLCLLFLYAPFSSWFDPFGEVLMIDVGQGDCTLITLPFHQGAVMIDIMGSRYRNIPKEVVVPIVKAKGYQRLDALILTHDDFDHSGGKEELLKELNVTRIIDHKDKAEPIKGLPLVFLLRDYKGKDTNDNSIVTYMQTDQLKALFMGDAGTEAEAALLQRYDLAVDVLKVGHHGSDTSSSLSFLHELQPQLALVSAGRNNRYHHPSTTIMQRLRQENIPALVSARDGAVSIRFSRYFSYYVSAEGAIGILHGLWE; encoded by the coding sequence ATGAAAAACAGTTGGCTGCTGTGCGGATGGTGCTGTCTGCTTCTGCTGTGGGCACACTGGATTTCCATCTGGTTTTCTCTGGCGCTGATGCTGGGGTTGCTATGGTATTATCGCAGCCATTACCGCATACATCCGCTGTTTGTTTTGCTTTTGCTCCTGCTGCAGGGGCGGATGCTGCTGCTTCTGCGGGAACCGGAAATGCCAACGGATACCGTATTGCAGATCAGGGAAATCAAGGCAGGCTATGCAATTGCTCATACACAGGGGCAGGATGTCATGGTCTATGGGCTAAAGCATGCAAATTTCAATGATATCGTACAGGTAAAGGGTACCTATGCTCCAGTTACATCTCTGCATAATTTTCATCGCTTTTATTTTCCTGACTGGCTGAAGAGGCGTGGAATACGCTATCAGATACAGGCACAATGCTATCAGCTTCTGCAGGAGGGAAGCGGAGTGCGCCATACCCTCTATGCACATGTACAGGGGATAGCGGACAGGAAGCAGCGCAGCTGGCTCAATATGCTGCTCTATGGTATTCATGAGGAGGATGTATCCTATTTTCTGACCTCCAGCGGATTACATATCGCAACACTTGCGGCATGCCTACAAAAGCTTCTGCTTATGATCTGTTCGCAAGCCAATGCCTCTGTGATTGCATTGCTGCTTTTGGGACTATGCGGACATGTCACCGTGTTTTCTTCCTCTCTGATTCGCATACTGCTGTTTCGCCTTGTTTCGCTATGCTGTCACAGCAGGAATCCGCAGGATCGGCTGGGTATCAGTATGGCAGCTGTTCTTTTGCTGTTTCCCTATATGGCATGGGAGCTGGCGTTTCTTCTGCCACTGGGCTTTCGCATGCTCGCACTTTTCAATGTCAGAAGGCGAAGCAGGCGTCTCACCGGCTTGCTGCTGCTTATTCCGATGCAATTTCTCTTTTTTCAGTCCTGTAATCCCCTGCAGTTGCTGCTGTTTCCCGTTTTTCGCTATGTCTATGCGTTTTTGTATGTAAGTTGTCTGCTGAGTGTGCCATGTTCCTTTGATGCATTGTTTGCGTTTACAACACGGCTTGCCGACCTGCTGGATGCACTTCAGCAGTGCGGGATAACGCTGTACTATACTCCACAGCTGTTCTGGCTCTTTCTATGGGGGAAGGGAGCTGTGTGCTATATCAGCTATGCACAGAAAAAGCCGCTGGCTGTTTTGTGTCTTCTATTCTTGTATGCGCCCTTTTCTTCGTGGTTTGATCCCTTTGGGGAGGTGCTGATGATCGATGTGGGACAGGGGGACTGTACCCTGATAACGCTGCCGTTTCATCAGGGGGCTGTTATGATCGATATCATGGGAAGTCGCTACCGCAATATTCCCAAAGAGGTGGTTGTCCCGATTGTAAAGGCAAAAGGCTATCAGAGACTGGATGCCCTGATACTCACGCATGATGACTTCGATCACAGTGGTGGAAAGGAGGAACTGCTCAAGGAGCTGAATGTAACACGAATCATCGATCATAAGGATAAGGCAGAGCCGATTAAAGGACTGCCGCTGGTGTTTTTACTCAGAGACTATAAGGGAAAGGATACCAATGATAACAGCATTGTCACCTATATGCAGACAGATCAGCTGAAGGCGCTGTTTATGGGGGATGCCGGCACAGAGGCGGAGGCGGCCCTTTTACAACGCTATGACCTTGCGGTTGATGTGTTGAAGGTCGGTCATCATGGCAGTGATACCTCCAGCTCCCTTTCCTTTCTGCATGAACTGCAGCCTCAGCTGGCGCTGGTGTCTGCCGGAAGAAACAACCGCTATCATCATCCCAGTACAACAATCATGCAGCGTTTGAGGCAGGAGAATATCCCTGCGCTGGTGAGTGCTAGGGACGGTGCTGTTTCTATTCGATTCAGCCGCTATTTCAGTTATTATGTAAGCGCAGAGGGGGCAATCGGTATTCTGCACGGATTGTGGGAATGA
- a CDS encoding ComEA family DNA-binding protein — protein MKKVLIVCCLLLLFYGRYEPVNLTTTQRKTKQIEVKGEVKHPGVYTVDIHADTGEVLKKAGGLKKGADVSGINQTQDLSDHSVLVIGKQQEQKKISINSATEKELQTLTGIGPSMAQRIIAYRSQQPFQTIEDIMKVKGIKEKLFAKIKEQITL, from the coding sequence ATGAAAAAAGTACTGATTGTATGTTGTTTGCTTCTGCTCTTTTACGGGCGTTATGAACCGGTGAATCTCACCACGACACAGCGTAAAACAAAACAGATTGAGGTGAAGGGTGAGGTGAAGCATCCCGGTGTGTATACGGTGGATATTCATGCGGATACCGGGGAGGTTTTGAAAAAAGCAGGCGGATTGAAGAAGGGGGCGGATGTGTCCGGAATCAATCAGACACAGGATTTGAGTGATCACAGTGTTCTGGTTATTGGGAAGCAGCAGGAGCAAAAGAAGATTTCCATCAACAGCGCTACGGAAAAGGAGCTGCAGACGCTTACGGGAATCGGACCAAGCATGGCACAGCGTATTATTGCATATCGTTCGCAGCAGCCCTTTCAAACCATCGAGGATATCATGAAGGTGAAGGGCATTAAGGAAAAGCTGTTTGCGAAAATAAAGGAACAGATCACGCTATGA
- the greA gene encoding transcription elongation factor GreA — MADEKFLVTKEGLDELLKEQDNLIHVVRDEVIRELQEARAQGDLSENADYDAARDRQARVEARIRDLEAMIANAEIISEDKKAATKKTVSLGSTITILDMSTNEEETYNIVGSIEADPLNGKLSNITPLATSLMDHKIGDVVEIETAEEPYQVKVIDLK, encoded by the coding sequence ATGGCTGATGAGAAATTTTTAGTAACCAAGGAAGGCTTGGACGAGCTGCTTAAGGAACAGGATAATCTGATTCATGTCGTACGTGATGAAGTCATCCGTGAGCTGCAGGAAGCCCGTGCACAGGGTGACCTTAGCGAGAATGCGGATTATGATGCTGCCCGTGACCGTCAGGCGCGTGTAGAAGCAAGAATCCGCGATCTGGAGGCTATGATTGCGAATGCAGAAATCATTTCCGAGGATAAGAAGGCAGCGACCAAGAAAACCGTATCACTGGGTTCTACGATTACCATTCTGGACATGTCTACCAATGAAGAGGAAACCTACAATATCGTTGGTTCCATTGAGGCAGACCCGCTGAATGGAAAGCTTTCCAATATCACACCGCTGGCAACATCATTGATGGATCACAAAATCGGTGATGTCGTTGAGATTGAAACAGCGGAGGAGCCTTACCAGGTAAAAGTCATCGATTTGAAATAG
- the udk gene encoding uridine kinase: MKKTILIGIAGGSASGKTSISAQLKEHYEDTNSVVIIRQDDYYKDQSEKTMEERVKTNYDHPFAFDNELLVAQLKRLLQRQPICKPTYDFVHHTRSEVIEEIEPSDVVVIEGLFVLENEDLRNLCDIKIFVDTDADIRFIRRLLRDVNERGRTLESVVEQYTSTVRDMHNLFIEPSKRYADVIIPEGGHNVVAIDLLITKISSIISENVV, encoded by the coding sequence ATGAAGAAAACCATACTGATCGGTATTGCGGGAGGAAGTGCTTCCGGTAAGACCTCCATTTCCGCACAGCTGAAGGAGCATTATGAGGATACAAATTCTGTTGTGATTATCCGTCAGGACGATTATTACAAGGATCAAAGTGAGAAGACGATGGAGGAGCGTGTCAAGACGAATTACGACCATCCCTTCGCCTTTGATAATGAGCTGCTCGTGGCGCAGCTGAAGCGGCTGCTACAGCGTCAGCCCATCTGTAAGCCTACGTATGATTTTGTACATCATACCAGAAGTGAGGTCATTGAGGAAATCGAACCGAGTGATGTTGTCGTTATTGAAGGACTGTTTGTACTGGAGAATGAAGATCTGCGTAATCTGTGCGATATCAAGATCTTTGTGGATACCGATGCGGATATCCGCTTTATCCGCAGACTGCTGCGGGATGTGAACGAGCGGGGAAGAACGCTGGAGTCAGTGGTGGAGCAGTATACCTCCACTGTCCGTGATATGCACAATCTGTTTATTGAGCCGAGTAAGCGCTATGCGGATGTCATCATTCCCGAGGGCGGCCACAACGTGGTTGCCATTGATTTGCTGATTACGAAAATCAGTAGTATTATTTCAGAAAACGTGGTATAA
- the mltG gene encoding endolytic transglycosylase MltG, with protein sequence MKKQLKNKKVLIALVSVCIVLAAALSVFIYYKTGLKAVASRETPTSFQVQPGETSEVVLDKLQTQELIRNKTVAKLYMKFHGLSDIKAGNFKLDARWDTPKILETLNDSKQANADDIKITFKEGMWAKDVAALIEKQTGVKAKELLTLWNDDAYLNTLLKKYSFLSKDILNAQYKVKLEGYLYPETYSFHKDATAKQITETFLDQFQKAIAPYAADIKKSGMSMQEVITFASIVQYEASTKEDMEMIAGVFQNRLKQGMTLDSSVTVCYALYDDMTSGEDCEVNTHIDSPYNTYKNAGLPIGPILNPGAMAIQAVLHPKANDYLYFVADIYGDGKVYYARTLDEQEANIDKYNLRK encoded by the coding sequence ATGAAGAAGCAGTTGAAGAATAAGAAGGTGCTGATTGCCCTCGTCAGTGTGTGCATTGTACTTGCGGCAGCACTTTCCGTATTTATATACTATAAGACCGGATTGAAGGCGGTGGCCTCCAGGGAAACGCCAACCTCTTTCCAGGTACAGCCGGGAGAAACCAGTGAGGTGGTATTGGATAAGCTGCAAACGCAGGAGCTGATTCGTAATAAAACCGTTGCCAAGCTGTATATGAAATTCCATGGACTCAGCGATATCAAGGCCGGTAATTTCAAGCTGGATGCAAGGTGGGACACTCCGAAAATACTGGAAACGCTGAATGACAGCAAGCAGGCGAATGCGGATGATATCAAAATCACCTTTAAGGAAGGTATGTGGGCAAAGGATGTGGCTGCTCTGATTGAAAAGCAGACAGGCGTCAAGGCCAAGGAACTGCTCACACTGTGGAACGATGACGCCTATCTGAACACGCTGCTGAAAAAATATTCATTTTTAAGCAAGGATATTTTGAATGCACAGTATAAGGTGAAGCTTGAGGGTTATCTGTATCCGGAGACCTACAGCTTCCATAAGGATGCGACAGCTAAGCAGATAACAGAAACCTTCCTGGATCAGTTCCAGAAAGCGATTGCCCCGTATGCGGCTGATATCAAAAAAAGCGGCATGAGCATGCAGGAGGTTATCACATTTGCTTCCATCGTACAATACGAGGCAAGCACGAAGGAAGATATGGAAATGATTGCCGGTGTTTTCCAGAATCGTCTGAAGCAGGGAATGACCCTGGACAGCAGCGTTACGGTTTGTTATGCACTGTATGATGATATGACATCCGGTGAGGACTGCGAGGTCAATACGCACATTGACTCTCCATACAATACATATAAAAATGCCGGGCTGCCGATTGGACCGATTCTGAATCCGGGGGCGATGGCAATCCAGGCTGTGCTTCATCCAAAAGCGAATGATTACCTGTATTTTGTAGCAGATATCTATGGGGACGGTAAGGTGTACTATGCAAGAACGCTGGATGAGCAGGAAGCGAATATCGATAAGTATAATCTGCGTAAGTAG
- a CDS encoding DUF1292 domain-containing protein — protein MLDSSSLYVTDENGNEKRMEILFTFEDDNHAKKYVVFMDPEEEEGEVFASAYDDDGNLIPVESDAEWQMIEEVIGAFQEDEEAVEE, from the coding sequence ATGTTAGATTCAAGCAGTCTGTATGTGACAGATGAAAACGGAAACGAAAAGCGGATGGAAATTCTGTTTACCTTTGAGGATGACAACCACGCTAAGAAATATGTGGTATTCATGGATCCTGAGGAAGAGGAGGGAGAAGTGTTTGCTTCCGCCTACGATGATGATGGGAATCTTATTCCGGTAGAAAGCGATGCGGAATGGCAGATGATTGAAGAAGTGATAGGAGCCTTCCAGGAAGATGAAGAAGCAGTTGAAGAATAA
- the ruvX gene encoding Holliday junction resolvase RuvX produces the protein MRILGLDLGSKTLGVSVSDALGMIARPVETIRFESDDYEAACEQVQPYIKEFQVKTAVLGLPKHMNGDVGIRGEISLMFKEKLEALGLEVVLWDERLTTVAAEKILISADVSRKKRKKIIDQMAAVQILQSYLDSKN, from the coding sequence ATGCGCATACTGGGTCTGGATCTTGGCAGTAAAACACTGGGTGTCAGTGTGAGTGATGCACTGGGCATGATCGCACGCCCGGTGGAAACCATCCGTTTTGAAAGTGATGATTATGAAGCCGCATGCGAGCAGGTACAACCATACATAAAGGAATTTCAGGTGAAAACCGCGGTTCTCGGTCTGCCGAAGCACATGAACGGGGATGTAGGCATACGGGGAGAGATTTCCCTGATGTTTAAGGAAAAGCTGGAAGCTCTCGGACTTGAAGTGGTATTGTGGGATGAGCGCCTGACAACGGTGGCGGCGGAGAAGATTTTAATCTCTGCGGATGTATCGCGCAAGAAACGTAAAAAAATCATTGATCAGATGGCGGCAGTACAAATTCTGCAAAGCTATCTTGACAGTAAAAACTAG
- a CDS encoding IreB family regulatory phosphoprotein: protein MRDITETMSFKSDDLKRDNIKHVLRLVKEALDERGYNSVNQLAGYLISNDPAYISSHNNARTIIQSVERYEIIEELVRAYLEEDK from the coding sequence ATGAGAGATATCACGGAAACCATGTCTTTTAAATCGGATGATTTAAAAAGAGACAATATCAAGCATGTATTACGCTTAGTCAAAGAGGCATTGGACGAGAGAGGGTATAATTCAGTGAATCAGCTGGCAGGCTATCTGATCAGCAACGACCCGGCATATATTTCATCTCACAACAATGCACGTACGATCATTCAGAGTGTGGAACGCTATGAGATCATAGAAGAGCTGGTAAGAGCTTACCTGGAAGAAGATAAGTGA